The sequence AAGCGGTGCCACAGCTCGTCGTCGGACTTGCGGTCCAGACGCGGCAGCCCCTTCCAGATGTCCACGAGGGCCCGCAGGCGCTCCCCGGCGACCCGCCACTGCTCGCTCTCGGCGAGCTGCTCGGCCTCGGCGACCAGCTCCTCCTTGGCCTTGCGGCTCTCCTCGCTCTGCTTGGCGCGCTCGGCCTTCCGCACCTCCTGGCGCTCCTGGACCGTCGACAGGAGCTTTTCGAGCCGCTTGTCGAGCGCTTCGAGGTCACCCACCGCGTTCGCGCCGCGCACCTGCTCGCGCAGGTGCTCCACGGCGGCCTGGGCGTCCTTCGCCGAGAGATCCGTCGTCCGCACCCGGCGCTCCAACAGCCCGATCTCGACGACGAGTCCCTCGTACTTGCGCTCGAAGTACGCGAGGGCCTCGGCGGGCGAACCGGCCTGCCAGGAACCGACCTCCCGCTCACCCTCGGCGGTCCGCACGTACACGGTCCCGGTCTCGTCGACTCGGCCCCACGGGTCGCTGCTCACAGCGCCTCCATCCACATGATGCCGGGCCCCTGGTGGGGGGCCCTCGGCATCGTCCACATTTTCGTCACGGCCAACATAGGCGACCTGTGGGGCGGCTGTCCGCATTCTTGAGCGGCGGACTTGCCCGTACGCGCGGTAAAGCCGCCCCCCATGATCAGGACTTGCGCACGGTGGCCTTGTCGATCACCACGGTCGCGTTCGGCGCCCCGTCGCCCTGCCCGGTGTTCTCGCCCGCGTCGGCGATCTTCTTGAGCACCTTCATGCCGTCCGCCGAGATGGTGCCGAAGGGCGTGTAGTCGGGCGGGAGCTGGCTGTCCTGGTAGACGAGGAAGAACTGGCTGCCGCCCGTGTGCCGCCCCTCCTTCGTCTGCGCGTTGTACTGGTTGGCCATCGCGACCGTGCCCGCCGGGTACACGTTGCCCTTGAGCTTCTTGGACTTCAGGTTCTCGTCCGGGAGCGTGTAGCCGGGCCCGCCCGTGCCGTTGCCCGACGGGTCGCCGCACTGGAGGACGTAGATCCCCGCCGTCGTCAGGCGGTGGCACTTCGTGTGGTCGAAGTAGCCCTTGCCCGCGAGGTAGTCGAAGGAGTTCACGGTGTGCGGGGCGTTCTTCGCGTCCAGCGCGATCCCGATGTCGCCGCACGTCGTCCCGAGCGTCATCGTGTAGTCGGCCGACTTGTCGACGGTGAGCGCCGGTTCCTTCTTGTACGACAGCTTCTTGACCGAACCGGCCGCGGGCTTGTCGCAGGGGTCGGGCGCCTTGCTCGGGCTCGCGCTCGGTGTCGCGGCGGCCTCGGCCTTCTTGCCGTCGTCCGCCTTGTCCTTGTCGAAGGCTCCGGCGGCCCAGGCGCCGCCGCCCGCGGCGAGCACCACCACGACGGTCGAGGCGATGACCGCGTTGCGGCGGCGCGACCGCCGCCGTGCCGTCTGCCGCCGCTCCTGCTGGCGCAAGAACTTCTCCCGGGCGAGCTGGCGCCGCCGCTGATCGTTGCTGACCACCGGGTGTCTCCTCGTCGTCTACTCGTCCGTAACCCTGTTCGGACGGGGGGCCGTGTGTGCCCCGTACCGTATACGGGTTGGCTGTGGAATCGGCACCGCCGGTAGTCTCGAACCCGGCCGCGCGCCC comes from Streptomyces sp. Tu6071 and encodes:
- a CDS encoding peptidylprolyl isomerase, with amino-acid sequence MVSNDQRRRQLAREKFLRQQERRQTARRRSRRRNAVIASTVVVVLAAGGGAWAAGAFDKDKADDGKKAEAAATPSASPSKAPDPCDKPAAGSVKKLSYKKEPALTVDKSADYTMTLGTTCGDIGIALDAKNAPHTVNSFDYLAGKGYFDHTKCHRLTTAGIYVLQCGDPSGNGTGGPGYTLPDENLKSKKLKGNVYPAGTVAMANQYNAQTKEGRHTGGSQFFLVYQDSQLPPDYTPFGTISADGMKVLKKIADAGENTGQGDGAPNATVVIDKATVRKS